In a single window of the Novosphingobium sp. IK01 genome:
- a CDS encoding DUF1636 domain-containing protein: MLEPVEDGPAVVACNTCRHSKTEREDAQGQRGGARLVEALRAVQSGEERFAGIAVQEMPCLFACGDFCTVHVRAPGKIGYVMGRFEPGEEAATAILDYTLLLSQSEHGQVPFRQWPQGVKGHFITRTPPAGFVAA, translated from the coding sequence ATGCTCGAACCTGTCGAAGACGGCCCCGCGGTCGTCGCCTGCAACACCTGCCGCCACAGCAAGACCGAACGCGAGGACGCGCAAGGCCAGCGCGGCGGCGCGCGTCTGGTCGAAGCCTTGCGCGCGGTCCAGTCGGGCGAGGAACGCTTTGCCGGGATCGCCGTGCAGGAAATGCCCTGCCTGTTTGCCTGCGGTGATTTCTGCACCGTCCATGTCCGCGCGCCGGGCAAGATCGGCTATGTCATGGGCCGCTTCGAGCCGGGCGAGGAGGCCGCCACCGCCATCCTCGACTACACCCTGCTGCTCTCGCAAAGCGAGCATGGGCAGGTTCCGTTTCGCCAATGGCCCCAAGGTGTTAAAGGCCACTTCATCACCCGCACCCCTCCAGCCGGATTTGTCGCAGCATGA
- the cobO gene encoding cob(I)yrinic acid a,c-diamide adenosyltransferase translates to MPEASPSSEEQDARHAAKMRKKQAARDTILASKTREQGLLIVHTGKGKGKTSAALGMVVRAIGHGMKVGVVQFVKGAMHTGEKAVFEAFPQQVTFQPMGQGFTWNTQDRSADIAAARTAWEEVKRLIADPDIAMVVADELNIVLRYDYLPLDEVLAVLTARPEMKHVIVTGRNAPEALIEAADLVTEMTLVKHPFRAGVKAQPGIEF, encoded by the coding sequence ATGCCTGAAGCATCCCCCTCTTCCGAAGAGCAGGACGCCCGCCACGCGGCCAAGATGCGCAAGAAGCAGGCGGCGCGCGACACCATCCTGGCCAGCAAGACCCGCGAACAGGGCCTGCTGATCGTCCACACCGGCAAGGGCAAGGGCAAGACCAGCGCCGCGCTCGGCATGGTCGTGCGCGCGATTGGCCACGGGATGAAAGTCGGCGTCGTCCAGTTCGTCAAAGGGGCCATGCACACCGGCGAAAAGGCCGTGTTCGAGGCCTTCCCCCAGCAGGTCACGTTCCAGCCGATGGGGCAGGGTTTCACCTGGAACACCCAGGACCGCAGCGCCGACATCGCCGCCGCCCGCACCGCGTGGGAGGAAGTCAAGCGCCTGATCGCCGACCCGGACATTGCGATGGTTGTGGCCGACGAACTCAACATCGTGCTGCGCTACGATTACCTGCCGCTCGACGAAGTGCTCGCCGTGCTGACCGCGCGGCCCGAGATGAAGCACGTGATCGTCACCGGCCGCAATGCGCCCGAAGCCCTGATCGAGGCCGCCGATCTCGTCACCGAGATGACCCTCGTCAAGCATCCGTTCCGCGCGGGCGTCAAAGCCCAGCCCGGCATCGAATTCTGA
- the cobF gene encoding precorrin-6A synthase (deacetylating) has protein sequence MIDLTLIGIGTGNPDHLTAQARRAMAGADLILLPRKGSDKADLIDLRRTLCAGLEGPRIVEFDMPVRDGAAAYLGAVHDWHAAITALWRAEIEAHLPQGGSLALLVWGDPMLYDSTLRIARRLATSGMRLTIRVVPGITSIQALCAAHAIPLNPLGGAVTITTARMLRRHGWPQGATCVVVMLDDGTTLETLPPEGITVWWGAYLGMEAEALDHGPLALAAPRIARLRAQLRARHGWIMDISLLKKDQTDA, from the coding sequence ATGATCGACCTTACCCTGATCGGCATCGGCACCGGCAACCCGGACCACCTGACCGCGCAAGCCCGGCGCGCGATGGCCGGGGCCGATCTCATCCTCCTGCCGCGCAAGGGCAGCGACAAGGCCGATCTGATCGACCTGCGCCGCACGCTCTGCGCCGGACTGGAAGGCCCCCGGATCGTCGAATTCGACATGCCCGTGCGCGATGGCGCCGCCGCCTATCTCGGCGCCGTCCACGACTGGCACGCGGCGATCACCGCCCTCTGGCGCGCCGAAATCGAGGCGCACCTGCCCCAGGGCGGCAGCCTCGCCCTGCTCGTCTGGGGCGATCCGATGCTCTACGACAGCACCTTGCGGATCGCCCGGCGCTTGGCGACAAGCGGCATGAGGCTGACCATCCGGGTTGTTCCGGGGATCACCAGCATTCAAGCGCTCTGCGCGGCCCATGCCATTCCGCTCAACCCGCTGGGCGGCGCCGTGACCATCACCACGGCCCGCATGCTGCGCCGCCATGGCTGGCCGCAAGGGGCGACTTGCGTGGTCGTGATGCTCGACGATGGCACCACCCTCGAAACCCTGCCGCCCGAGGGCATCACCGTGTGGTGGGGCGCCTATCTGGGCATGGAGGCCGAGGCGCTCGACCACGGCCCCCTCGCGCTGGCCGCCCCGCGCATTGCCCGCCTGCGCGCGCAGCTTCGCGCCCGCCATGGCTGGATCATGGACATTTCCCTCCTGAAAAAGGACCAGACCGATGCCTGA
- a CDS encoding cobyrinate a,c-diamide synthase, whose amino-acid sequence MMPPVPPGLLVAAPASGTGKTTVMLGLLRAFAHQGLRVQPFKNGPDYIDPAFHQAACGRASFNLDSWAMAPAMLHGLARQGAGADLILAEGSMGLFDGVAKAGETGNGASADLARLMGWPVVLVLDVSGQAQSAAATALGFARLDPQLPFAGVILNRVASPRHESLLRAGMEAAGLRVLGALPRRADLSLPERHLGLVQAMEHPDLDATLDTLATLLRDHVDLDALRAAASGQAPDHTPSPPMPPPAQRIAVARDAAFSFLYPHLLQGWQAAGAQILPFSPLADEAPNAGADLVWLPGGYPELHAGRIAAAQTFLSGLRTHAQTRPVHGECGGYMVLGEALIDKAGTSHAMAGLLGLVTSHARRQMHLGYRHARLHAPIGALPAGTALRGHEFHYSTIVEQRDEPLARVEDANGAQLPETGSRRGMVTGTFFHLIGAAT is encoded by the coding sequence ATGATGCCCCCCGTCCCCCCCGGTCTTCTGGTCGCGGCCCCGGCCTCGGGCACGGGCAAGACCACGGTCATGCTCGGCCTGCTGCGTGCCTTTGCCCACCAAGGCCTGCGCGTGCAGCCGTTCAAGAACGGGCCGGATTATATCGACCCGGCCTTCCATCAGGCCGCCTGCGGACGCGCCTCGTTCAACCTCGACAGTTGGGCGATGGCGCCCGCGATGCTCCACGGCCTTGCCCGCCAAGGGGCCGGGGCCGACCTGATCCTGGCCGAAGGCTCGATGGGCCTGTTCGATGGCGTGGCCAAGGCGGGCGAAACCGGCAATGGCGCGAGCGCGGATCTCGCCCGCCTGATGGGCTGGCCGGTGGTGCTGGTGCTCGATGTTTCGGGGCAGGCGCAATCGGCTGCGGCGACCGCGCTCGGTTTTGCGCGGCTCGATCCGCAGCTTCCCTTTGCGGGCGTGATCCTCAACCGCGTGGCCAGCCCCCGCCATGAAAGCCTGCTGCGGGCAGGGATGGAGGCAGCGGGCCTGCGCGTGCTGGGCGCGCTGCCGCGCCGGGCGGACCTTTCCCTGCCCGAACGGCACCTCGGGCTGGTGCAGGCGATGGAGCATCCCGATCTGGACGCCACGCTCGACACATTGGCCACCCTTCTGCGCGATCATGTCGATCTGGATGCCCTGCGCGCCGCCGCATCCGGGCAGGCCCCCGATCATACCCCTTCCCCGCCCATGCCCCCACCGGCCCAGCGCATCGCGGTGGCGCGCGACGCGGCCTTTTCGTTCCTCTACCCCCATCTCCTTCAAGGCTGGCAGGCGGCGGGCGCGCAAATCCTGCCGTTCTCGCCGCTGGCCGACGAGGCACCCAATGCCGGGGCCGATCTGGTCTGGCTGCCCGGTGGCTATCCCGAATTGCACGCAGGCCGCATCGCCGCCGCGCAGACCTTCCTGAGCGGGTTGCGCACCCACGCGCAGACCCGCCCCGTCCATGGCGAATGCGGCGGCTACATGGTGCTGGGCGAGGCGCTGATCGACAAGGCGGGAACATCGCACGCCATGGCCGGGCTGCTCGGCCTCGTCACCAGCCATGCCCGGCGCCAGATGCATCTGGGCTATCGCCATGCGCGCCTGCACGCCCCCATCGGCGCGCTGCCCGCCGGAACAGCCCTGCGCGGCCACGAATTCCACTATTCGACGATTGTCGAGCAGCGCGACGAACCGCTGGCCCGCGTAGAAGACGCCAATGGCGCGCAACTGCCCGAGACCGGCTCGCGCCGGGGCATGGTCACCGGCACGTTCTTCCACCTGATCGGAGCGGCCACATGA
- the cobM gene encoding precorrin-4 C(11)-methyltransferase, with translation MTVHFIGAGPGAPDLLTLRGRDLIAASPVCLYAGSLIPRAVLGHCPEGARIVNTAPLDLDAIMAEITRAHEAGQDVARLHSGDLSVWSAMGEQLRRLRAAHIPFTVTPGVPAFAAAAAALEAELTLPTLGQSLVLTRTPGRASSMPPAENLTAFAATGATLAIHLSIHNLARVVADLMPQYGADCPVAVVWRASWPDQRIVRATLSTIEEAVGDTMERTALILVGRVLGAQDFAESSLYATGYDRRFRPRKAQSAR, from the coding sequence ATGACCGTTCACTTCATCGGCGCCGGTCCCGGCGCGCCCGATCTGCTCACCCTGCGCGGACGCGACCTCATCGCGGCCAGCCCGGTCTGTCTCTATGCCGGGTCGCTGATCCCGCGCGCGGTGCTCGGCCATTGCCCGGAAGGCGCGCGGATCGTGAACACCGCCCCGCTCGACCTCGACGCGATCATGGCCGAAATTACCCGCGCCCACGAGGCGGGCCAGGATGTCGCCCGGCTCCATTCGGGCGATCTTTCGGTGTGGTCGGCCATGGGCGAGCAATTGCGCCGCCTGCGCGCGGCCCATATCCCGTTCACCGTCACGCCCGGCGTCCCTGCCTTCGCCGCCGCCGCCGCCGCGCTGGAGGCCGAACTGACCCTGCCCACGCTCGGCCAGTCGCTGGTCCTCACCCGCACGCCGGGCCGCGCCAGTTCGATGCCCCCGGCCGAAAACCTGACGGCCTTTGCCGCCACGGGCGCGACGCTGGCCATCCACCTCTCGATCCACAATCTGGCCCGCGTGGTCGCCGATCTTATGCCCCAATATGGCGCGGATTGCCCGGTCGCGGTGGTCTGGCGGGCAAGCTGGCCCGACCAGCGCATCGTGCGCGCCACGCTCTCCACCATCGAGGAGGCCGTGGGCGACACCATGGAGCGCACCGCACTGATCCTGGTGGGCCGGGTTCTGGGCGCACAGGACTTTGCCGAAAGCAGCCTCTATGCAACCGGCTATGATCGCCGCTTCCGCCCGCGCAAGGCGCAAAGCGCGCGATGA
- a CDS encoding cobalamin biosynthesis protein, with translation MSESPILVAGFGFRRGASLASLHAALAQHGAANITHLATADDKAEGLAPLAHALGLPLLAIGAQALAAMPTQTRSATSLAARGTGSLAEAAALAGARMLSPNASLPPSLIAPRRLSPDRRATCALALASPQGSLA, from the coding sequence GTGAGCGAGAGCCCCATCCTCGTCGCCGGTTTCGGCTTCCGCCGGGGCGCCAGCCTTGCCTCGCTGCATGCAGCATTGGCGCAGCATGGCGCAGCAAACATCACCCATCTGGCCACTGCCGACGACAAGGCCGAGGGCCTCGCCCCGCTGGCCCACGCGCTCGGCCTGCCGCTGCTGGCCATCGGGGCACAGGCGCTGGCGGCCATGCCCACGCAGACCCGCTCGGCCACGAGCCTTGCCGCACGCGGAACCGGCAGCCTTGCCGAAGCCGCCGCGCTGGCCGGCGCCCGCATGCTTAGCCCAAACGCCTCCCTCCCCCCCTCCCTCATCGCCCCCCGCCGCCTTTCGCCCGACCGCCGCGCCACGTGCGCCCTCGCGCTGGCAAGCCCTCAAGGAAGCCTTGCATGA
- the cbiE gene encoding precorrin-6y C5,15-methyltransferase (decarboxylating) subunit CbiE, translating into MADPAKRAGEDAPWLMIVGLSEDGYEALSPPARAALAQADVVIGPIRHLGLVLPHLTCPAHEWPVPFREGVARVMEWRGQRVVALVSGDPFWFGAGSSLVAGLPPNEWIAHPAPSTFTLAAARLGWAIQDLVCLGLHAAPFARLRPHLAPGRRALVLLRDGAAVGDLARWLTDLGFGASTLHVLEALGGPRERVREGRADAFTLTDIAHPVAVGLSCAGSGPALALTPGRDDMLFASDGQITKAPVRALTLAALAPRAGEHLWDIGAGSGSIGIEWLLAHPSTRATAFEADPVRAARARANAGALGADRLTVIEGRAPACLPLDPSDPRPDAVFIGGGLSQALLDALRAGLPAGTRLVANAVTLESEVLLAQAQGLHGGSLLRIELADAAPLGPRRGWKARYPIVQWSVTL; encoded by the coding sequence ATGGCTGATCCTGCAAAGCGGGCGGGGGAAGACGCCCCGTGGCTGATGATTGTGGGCCTGAGCGAGGATGGCTACGAGGCCCTCTCCCCCCCGGCGCGAGCGGCATTGGCCCAGGCCGATGTGGTGATCGGGCCGATCCGCCATCTTGGTCTGGTCCTGCCCCACCTTACGTGCCCGGCCCACGAATGGCCAGTCCCGTTCCGCGAAGGCGTGGCGCGCGTGATGGAATGGCGGGGCCAGCGGGTCGTCGCGCTCGTATCGGGTGACCCGTTCTGGTTTGGCGCGGGCAGCAGCCTTGTCGCCGGCCTGCCCCCCAATGAATGGATCGCCCATCCAGCCCCTTCCACCTTCACGCTGGCCGCCGCGCGGCTGGGCTGGGCGATACAGGATCTGGTCTGCCTTGGCCTTCATGCCGCCCCGTTTGCGCGCCTGCGCCCGCATCTGGCGCCGGGCCGCCGCGCGCTGGTCCTGCTGCGCGACGGCGCGGCGGTGGGCGACCTTGCCCGCTGGCTGACCGATCTGGGCTTCGGCGCGTCCACACTCCATGTCCTCGAAGCGCTGGGCGGCCCGCGCGAGCGGGTGCGCGAGGGCCGCGCCGATGCCTTCACCCTGACCGACATCGCCCACCCGGTCGCGGTCGGGCTTTCCTGTGCAGGCTCCGGCCCGGCGCTGGCGCTCACGCCGGGGCGCGACGACATGCTGTTTGCCTCAGACGGGCAAATCACCAAGGCCCCCGTGCGCGCGCTGACGCTGGCCGCCCTCGCCCCCCGCGCGGGCGAGCACTTGTGGGACATCGGCGCGGGTTCCGGCTCCATCGGCATTGAGTGGCTGCTGGCCCACCCCTCAACCCGCGCCACCGCCTTCGAAGCCGATCCTGTCCGCGCCGCCCGCGCGCGGGCCAATGCCGGGGCGCTGGGCGCCGACCGCCTGACCGTGATCGAGGGCCGCGCGCCTGCCTGCCTGCCATTGGACCCATCCGATCCGCGGCCCGACGCGGTGTTCATCGGCGGCGGATTGTCGCAGGCCCTGCTCGATGCGCTCCGCGCTGGTCTGCCTGCCGGAACGCGGCTGGTGGCCAATGCCGTCACCCTCGAATCCGAAGTGCTGCTGGCGCAGGCCCAAGGCCTGCACGGGGGCAGCCTGTTGCGGATCGAACTGGCCGACGCCGCCCCGCTGGGCCCGAGGCGCGGCTGGAAGGCGCGCTATCCCATCGTGCAGTGGAGCGTGACGCTGTGA
- a CDS encoding cobalt-precorrin-6A reductase, protein MRRILVLGGTSEASELARLLAAHGLCATLSYAGRTENPRAQPIPTRVGGFGGVEGLAAYLRAEGITHLVDATHPFAATMSANACAAAQLAGVPLVALTRPAWEAQEGDRWREVATIAQAVEALAGAPRRVFLALGRQHVEAFAAQPQHRYVLRFVDAPGEAPALPDHALVVDRGPFTVAGDRALMEAHGIECIVAKNAGGSGAQAKLEAARALGLPVIMIARPALPPRMEVHRAVDVLDWLDHAPPSGAERGV, encoded by the coding sequence TTGCGCCGCATTCTCGTGCTGGGGGGCACCAGCGAGGCGAGCGAACTGGCCCGCCTCCTGGCCGCGCACGGGCTTTGCGCGACGCTCAGCTATGCCGGGCGCACGGAAAACCCGCGCGCGCAGCCGATCCCGACGCGGGTGGGCGGCTTTGGCGGGGTGGAGGGGCTGGCGGCCTACTTGCGTGCGGAGGGCATCACCCACCTGGTCGATGCGACCCACCCCTTTGCCGCGACGATGAGCGCGAATGCCTGCGCGGCGGCGCAGCTTGCCGGGGTGCCGCTCGTCGCGCTCACCCGCCCGGCGTGGGAGGCGCAGGAGGGCGACCGCTGGCGTGAAGTCGCCACCATCGCGCAGGCGGTCGAGGCACTGGCCGGGGCGCCGCGCCGGGTGTTCCTCGCGCTCGGGCGGCAGCATGTCGAGGCGTTCGCCGCGCAGCCGCAGCATCGTTATGTCCTGCGGTTTGTCGATGCGCCGGGGGAGGCGCCCGCCTTGCCCGATCATGCGCTGGTGGTCGATCGCGGGCCGTTTACCGTGGCAGGCGACCGCGCGCTGATGGAGGCGCACGGCATCGAATGTATCGTCGCCAAGAACGCCGGGGGCAGCGGCGCGCAGGCCAAGCTGGAGGCCGCGCGCGCGCTGGGGCTGCCGGTGATCATGATCGCCCGGCCTGCCTTGCCCCCCCGCATGGAGGTTCACCGGGCCGTCGACGTGCTCGACTGGCTCGATCATGCGCCCCCCTCAGGTGCGGAACGCGGGGTATAG
- the cobJ gene encoding precorrin-3B C(17)-methyltransferase, producing MSAGQEGWLAIAGLGPGDEALITPEVREALAMATDVIGYTPYVARVAPRPGLTLHPSDNRVELDRAAHALSLAQEGARVVVVSSGDPGVFAMAAAVFEALEAGPLSWRSLDIRVLPGITAMLAASARAGAPLGHDFCAINLSDNLKPWPLIEKRLRLAAQADFAMAFYNPRSKARPEGFARALAVLREACGDSRPVLFARAVCTPQEALRIVPLDQARPEMADMRTMVIVGSSQTRLIERPGAAPLLYTPRSAPEGGA from the coding sequence ATGAGCGCCGGGCAAGAAGGATGGCTGGCGATTGCCGGGCTGGGTCCGGGCGATGAAGCCCTGATCACTCCCGAAGTGCGCGAGGCCCTCGCCATGGCAACCGATGTCATCGGCTATACCCCCTATGTCGCGCGCGTCGCGCCCCGGCCCGGCCTGACCCTGCACCCCAGCGACAATCGGGTGGAACTCGACCGCGCGGCCCATGCCCTGTCGCTCGCACAAGAAGGCGCCCGCGTGGTCGTGGTTTCCTCGGGCGATCCGGGGGTGTTCGCCATGGCCGCCGCCGTGTTCGAGGCGCTCGAAGCCGGGCCGCTGTCATGGCGCAGCCTCGACATCCGCGTGTTGCCGGGCATCACCGCCATGCTCGCGGCCAGCGCGCGGGCAGGCGCCCCGCTCGGCCATGATTTCTGCGCGATCAACCTGTCCGACAATCTCAAGCCCTGGCCCCTCATCGAAAAGCGCCTGCGCCTTGCCGCACAGGCCGATTTCGCGATGGCCTTCTACAACCCGCGCTCCAAGGCCCGGCCTGAGGGTTTTGCCCGCGCGCTCGCCGTCCTGCGCGAGGCCTGTGGCGACAGCCGCCCGGTCCTGTTTGCCCGTGCCGTCTGCACGCCGCAGGAAGCCTTGCGCATAGTCCCCCTCGATCAGGCCCGGCCCGAGATGGCCGACATGCGCACGATGGTCATCGTCGGGTCGAGCCAGACCCGCCTGATCGAACGGCCCGGCGCAGCGCCCCTGCTCTATACCCCGCGTTCCGCACCTGAGGGGGGCGCATGA
- the cobI gene encoding precorrin-2 C(20)-methyltransferase, with amino-acid sequence MSAPLSPIPGTIHGVGLGPGAPDLLSVRADRLVRGASHVAYFRKAGRPGQARRIAEGMLRPDVVEIAMEYPVTTEIPFSDPRYNERLSAFYAQCTQRLVALSAAGEDVVVLCEGDPFFYGSFMHLHSRLSGLAPVEVVPGITGMAGAWNATGLPITWGDDVLTVAMATLPEDELVRRIRDTDALVVMKIGRNLPKLIRAVAQAGRADEAWLVEYAAMPEQRVTPLAQASSVTPYFSILLIHGKGRRP; translated from the coding sequence ATGAGCGCTCCCCTTTCTCCCATTCCGGGCACGATCCACGGTGTCGGCCTCGGCCCGGGCGCACCCGACCTGCTGAGCGTGCGCGCCGACCGCCTCGTGCGCGGGGCATCCCATGTCGCCTATTTCCGCAAGGCCGGACGACCGGGGCAGGCCCGCCGCATTGCCGAAGGCATGCTGCGCCCCGACGTGGTCGAGATCGCGATGGAATATCCGGTCACCACCGAAATCCCGTTCAGCGACCCGCGCTACAACGAGCGGCTTTCGGCCTTCTATGCGCAGTGTACACAAAGGCTCGTTGCGCTCTCGGCAGCGGGCGAGGATGTCGTCGTCCTGTGCGAAGGCGACCCGTTCTTCTATGGCTCGTTCATGCACCTGCACAGCCGCCTGTCGGGGCTGGCGCCGGTGGAGGTCGTCCCCGGCATCACCGGCATGGCAGGGGCCTGGAATGCCACGGGCCTGCCCATCACGTGGGGCGACGACGTGCTGACCGTGGCCATGGCGACGCTTCCCGAAGACGAACTCGTCCGCCGCATCCGCGATACCGACGCGCTGGTGGTGATGAAGATCGGGCGCAACCTGCCCAAGCTGATCCGCGCAGTGGCGCAGGCGGGCCGCGCGGACGAAGCCTGGCTCGTCGAATATGCCGCCATGCCCGAACAGCGCGTCACCCCGCTGGCGCAGGCGAGCAGCGTCACCCCCTATTTCTCGATCCTGCTGATCCACGGGAAAGGCCGCCGTCCATGA
- a CDS encoding precorrin-8X methylmutase encodes MPHVYETDGAAIYARSFAMIRAEADLARFTPDEEPVAVRMIHAAGMVELARHIHFSPTFTAAARAALATGAPILCDARMVSEGITRARLPAANPILCPLHDPQVPGLAKDMGTTRSAAALELWRPHLAGAVVAIGNAPTALFHLLTMLEDPACPRPAAIVGCPVGFVGAVESKAALWEEAPVPCCVVEGRLGGSAITVAAINALASRAE; translated from the coding sequence ATGCCTCACGTGTATGAAACCGATGGCGCCGCGATCTATGCCCGCTCGTTCGCGATGATCCGCGCCGAGGCCGATCTCGCCCGCTTCACCCCCGATGAAGAGCCGGTCGCCGTGCGCATGATCCATGCCGCCGGCATGGTCGAACTGGCCCGCCATATCCACTTTTCCCCCACGTTCACCGCCGCCGCCCGCGCCGCGCTGGCCACAGGGGCGCCGATCCTGTGCGACGCGCGGATGGTCTCCGAAGGGATCACCCGCGCGCGCCTGCCCGCCGCCAATCCGATCCTGTGCCCGCTGCACGATCCGCAGGTTCCCGGCCTTGCCAAGGACATGGGCACCACGCGGTCTGCCGCCGCGCTCGAACTCTGGCGTCCGCATCTGGCGGGCGCGGTGGTCGCCATCGGCAATGCGCCGACCGCGCTGTTTCACCTGCTGACCATGCTTGAAGACCCGGCCTGCCCGCGCCCCGCCGCGATTGTCGGTTGCCCGGTCGGCTTTGTCGGCGCGGTCGAATCCAAGGCCGCGCTGTGGGAGGAAGCCCCCGTGCCGTGTTGCGTGGTCGAAGGGCGGCTGGGCGGCAGCGCCATCACCGTGGCCGCGATCAACGCGCTGGCGAGCCGCGCGGAATGA
- a CDS encoding cobalamin biosynthesis protein CobG has product MTSNGTIRGWCPNAWRPMEAGDGLLVRVKPRMARLTTPQARAMCEAALRHGNGIIDLTRRANLQLRGVRESQWRPLLESLITLGLVDEDPTLEARRTILVAPDWQVGDDTHRIASALVEALPALPPLPGKIGFVVDAGPAPVLTGEAGDFRIERGASGGLILRAQARPLGAAAPFGKEAALLADLACWFARSGGAQAGRMARHTAPLPDWAKGTQGPARPRPPLEPGATSLGMALAAPFGQIEASALLRALDRPGVNGLRLTPWRVFLIEGGRGHDFSGFIADPADPLRRIDACPGAPLCPQASVETRSLARALAPHLTGHTHVAGCAKGCACPAPADLVLTGRAGLFDLAHHARAGAAQETGLSPHAVLARFGAA; this is encoded by the coding sequence ATGACATCGAACGGCACGATCCGGGGCTGGTGTCCCAATGCATGGCGCCCGATGGAGGCAGGCGACGGCCTGCTCGTCCGGGTCAAGCCGCGCATGGCGCGCCTCACCACGCCGCAGGCCCGCGCCATGTGCGAAGCCGCGCTGCGCCACGGCAACGGGATCATCGACCTCACCCGCCGCGCCAACCTGCAACTGCGCGGCGTGCGCGAGAGCCAGTGGCGCCCCCTGCTCGAAAGCCTGATCACGCTCGGCCTCGTCGACGAAGACCCCACCCTCGAAGCACGGCGGACCATCCTCGTCGCGCCCGACTGGCAGGTTGGAGACGATACCCATCGCATTGCCAGCGCGCTCGTCGAGGCTCTGCCCGCCCTGCCGCCCCTGCCCGGCAAAATCGGCTTTGTCGTGGATGCCGGGCCAGCCCCGGTTCTGACCGGCGAGGCGGGCGATTTCCGCATCGAGCGCGGCGCGTCGGGCGGCCTGATCCTGCGCGCGCAGGCCCGCCCGCTGGGGGCCGCCGCCCCGTTCGGGAAAGAGGCCGCCTTGCTCGCCGATCTGGCCTGCTGGTTCGCCCGGAGCGGCGGCGCGCAGGCAGGCCGCATGGCTCGCCACACCGCCCCCCTGCCCGACTGGGCCAAGGGCACGCAAGGCCCCGCGCGCCCGCGCCCACCTCTCGAACCGGGTGCGACCTCCCTCGGCATGGCGCTGGCCGCCCCGTTCGGACAGATCGAAGCCTCGGCCCTGCTGCGCGCGCTCGACCGTCCGGGCGTGAACGGCCTGCGCCTGACGCCATGGCGCGTTTTCTTGATCGAAGGCGGGCGTGGACACGATTTTTCCGGCTTCATCGCCGATCCCGCCGATCCCCTGCGCCGGATCGACGCCTGCCCCGGCGCGCCGCTGTGCCCGCAAGCCAGCGTGGAAACCCGCTCCTTGGCCCGCGCTCTCGCGCCCCATCTGACCGGCCACACCCATGTCGCAGGCTGCGCCAAGGGCTGCGCCTGCCCCGCCCCCGCCGATCTCGTCCTCACCGGGCGCGCGGGCCTGTTCGACCTTGCCCATCACGCCCGCGCCGGAGCCGCGCAGGAAACCGGGCTTTCCCCCCATGCCGTGCTCGCCCGTTTTGGAGCTGCCTGA